The DNA sequence CGTCTCGATCCCCAGCGACAGGGGGGTCACGTCGAGGAGGACCATGTCCTTGACGTCGCCCTTGAGGATCCCCGCCTGGATCGCGGCGCCGATCCCGACGACCTCGTCGGGGTTGATCTCGGCGTTGGGCTCGCGCGAGAAGATCTCGCGCACCGTCGCCACGACCTTCGGGGTGCGGGTCTGCCCCCCGACGAGCAGGACCTCGTCGATGTCCTGCGGGCGCAGGCCCGCCATCTTGAGGGCCTCCTCGCAGGGTCCCCGCGTCTTGTCGATGAGATCCTCGACGAGCTCCTCGAACTTCTCACGGGTGATCGTGGTGTTGAGGTGCTTCGCCCCCGATTCGTCGGCGCTGATGAACGGCAGGGCGATCTCCGTCGACTCGACGGACGAGAGCTCGCACTTCGCCTTCTCGGCGGCCTCCTTGAGACGCTGGAGGGCCAGACGGTCCGCCCGGAGGTCGATGCCGGTCTCCTGGTGGAACCGGTGGAGCAGCCAGTCCACGATGCGCTGGTCGAAGTCCTCGCCCCCGAGGAAGGTGTCGCCGGAGGTCGACTTCACCTCGAAGACTCCCTCGCCCAGCTGGAGGATCGAGATGTCGAACGTGCCGCCCCCCAGGTCGTACACGGCGATCTTCTTCGTTCCCGTGCCCTCGTCCATGCCGTACGCCAGCGCGGCCGCCGTCGGCTCGTTGACGATCCGCAGGACGTTGAGCCCCGCGATGCGCCCCGCGTCCTTGGTCGCCTGGCGCTGGGAGTCGTCGAAGTACGCCGGAACGGTGATCACGGCCTCGCTCACCTCGGCGCCGAGGTAGTCCTCGGCCATCTCCTTCAGGCGCCCGAGCAGGAACGCCGAGATCTCCGGCGGGGAGTAGTCGCGGTCGCGGACGCGGATCCACGCGTCCCCGTTCTGCGCGGGGACGATCTGGTACGGGACGATCTGCCTCGCCTTTCCGACCTCGCCCGATTCGAACTTCCGGCCGATCAGGCGCTTGACGGCGTGGATCGTGTTCTGGGGGTTCGTCAGCGCCTGGCGCTTGGCGATCTGCCCCACCAGACGCTCCCCGCGCGGGGTGAAGGCGACGATGGACGGCGTCGTGCGCGCTCCCTCGCGGCTGGCGATCACGCGGGGCCGTCCCCCTTCCATCGCCGCGATGCAGCAGTTGGTCGTCCCGAGATCGATCCCGATGACCTTGGCCATTTACGCGTCCTCCCGGTGCGACGGATCCGTTCCTCCCTCGACGCTCACGCGCACGAGGGCGGGCCGGAGCACGCGATCGTGAAAATAGAACCCCCGCTGCATCTCCTCGACGACGGTGTTGGCGGGGAGCGGCGAGTCGGCGTCGGTGGCGACCGCCTCGTGCACCTCGGGATCGAAGGCGAGACCCAGGGACTCGATGTCGCGCAGCCCCTCGCGGCGCAGCTCGTCGAGGAACTGCCGGTAGACCATCTCGATGCCGGCGCGCAGCGCCTCGCGATCGCCGCCTCCGCGGGCGGCGACGAGCGCGCGCTCGAAGTTGTCGAGGACGGGGAGCAGGCGCGCGACGAGCGCGCCGGTCGCGTGACGGTAGTGGTCCTCCCGCTCGCGCTCCATGCGTTTCTTGAGGTTCTCGAAGTCGGCCTGGAGCCGCAGGAACCGCTCGCGCGTCGCGGTGTCGGAGCGGCGCTCGACGCCGTCGGGCGGGACGGCGGGCGCGCGGGGAGGCGGCGCCTCCTCGTCGAAGACGATCTCGACCGTCTCGTCGTCGCCCGCGGCTTCCTGAAGCGAGGACGGCGATCTGCCGTCCTCGTCGACCCCCACGACCTCGAGGATCTCGATGTCGTCGTCGGACGGAAGCGGCGCCCCGGAACGCTGGTCGTCGCGGCTCATGCTCCGGCCCCCGGCGTGGACAGCAGGCGCGTCAACAGCCGCGCCAGGTGATCGACGAGCGCGATGGCGCGCGCGTACTCCATGCGCATCGGTCCGACGACGCCGACCGTCCCCAGCACGCGGTCCCCCGCGCGATAGGGAGAGGCGACGATCGTCAGGTCGTTGAGCCCCGGGTCGGCGTTCTCGCGGCCGATGACGACCTGCACGCCCTCCCCTTCCCCGACGCTCCCGATCAGATCGAGCAGGCGCCCCTTCGCCTCGAGGGCCCGCAGCAGCTCGCGGGCCCGCTCGACGGAATGGATCTCCGGGGCGGCGATCAGGTTCGAGGCCCCCTCGACGAAGACCGCCTGCGCGTGCGGCTCCGCCTCGACCGCGGCACGGCCGAGCTCGAGTCCCCGGGTGAGCAGGGAGTCGAAGGAGGCCCGCTCCTCGGTCAGGCGCCGCGCGATCGCCTCGCGGATCTCGTGCAGGCTCATCCCCGCGTATTCGGCCGAGAGCTGGCGGCCGATCCGGTCGAGCTCGTCCTGGTCGAACCCGTCCGTGGGCTCGAGGATGCGGTTGTGCACGACGCCGGTGCGGTCGACGACGATCGCGACGACGCGCCGCGCGTCGAGGCGGACGAACTCGAGGTGCTCGACGACGACGCGGTTGATCTCCGGGGCGAGCACGACGCCGACGTGGTGCGAGAACCGGGAGAGCTGGCGGCAGGCCTCGGCCAGCAGGTCCGTGATGTCGCCGCGGGAGCGGTGAAGGGCCTGGTCGATCGCCTGCGCCTGCTGCGCCGCGACGCGCGCGGGCCCCATCATCCGGTCGACGAACAGACGGTAGGCCCGGTCGGTCGGAAGCCGCCCGGCCGAAGGGTGCGGCTGCACCAAAAGGCCGCGCTCCTCGAGGTCCGACATGATGTTGCGGATCGTCGCCGGCGAGAGATCGAGCCCCCACGACTTCGAGATCGTGCGCGAGCCCACCGGCTCGCCGGTCACGATGTGCGCCTGGATGACCGACTTCAGGATCTCCCGCTCGCGGGGATCGAGTCCGGTTGGATCGGGGCGCCCGGGGGTGTCTTTCGCCATCGCGGTCACGCCGTCGCCCCGGCTCCGGGCGCCGTGGCCTCGCGCCCCTGCATCAGGAAGGCGCGGATGAACCCGTCGAGTCCGCCGTCGAGAACGCGGTCGGCGTCGCCCACCTCGAACTGCGTCCGGTGGTCCTTGACGAGTCGATACGGGGCGAGCACGTAGGAGCGGATCTGGCTGCCCCACTCGATCTTCTTCTTCTGACCGACCTCCGCGGCCATCTTGGCCTCGGCTTCCTCGCGGGCGCGCTCCGCGAGCTTGGCGCGGAGGATCGACATCGCGACGTCGCGATTGCGGTGCTGCGAGCGCTCGTTCTGGCAGGTGACGACGAGGTTGGTCGGGAGGTGCGTGATCCGCACCGCGGAGTCGGTGACGTTGACGTGCTGGCCGCCCGCCCCGGAGGAGCGATAGGTGTCGACCCGGAGGTCCTTCTCGTCGATCACGATCTCCACGTCGTCCTCGACCTCGGGGATCACGTCGACCGATGCGAAGGAGGTGTGCCGTCGGGCCTGCGCGTCGAACGGGGAGATCCGCACGAGGCGGTGCACGCCGCGCTCGGCCTTCATGTAACCGTAGGCATTGGGGCCGTGGATGCCGAGCGTGACGCTCTTGATCCCCGCCTCGTCCCCCGCCTGCCAGTCGAGGGTGTCGACCTTGAAGCCGCGCCGCTCGGCCCAGCGCGTGTACATCCGCACGAGCATCTCCGCCCAGTCCTGGGACTCCGTCCCCCCGGCGCCCGGGTGGATCTCGACGATGCAGTCCCCCTTGTCGTGGGGTCCGGACAGCAGCGTCTCGAGCTCGATCTCCTCGACGCGGGACTCGAGGGCCGCCACCGCACGCGCGAGGTCGGCCTTCACGTCCTCCCCCTCCCCCGCGAGCTCGAGGAAGGTCCGGGCGTCGTCGAGCAGGGAGCTCAGGCGGGACGCGGTGTCGATCGCCTCCTCCAGCCTGGAGCGCCGCTGCTGGAGCTGGCGGGCCCGATCCGGGTCCCCCCAGATCGAGGGATCGCTCAGGTCGTGTTCGAGCGCCGCGAGATCCGCGCGCTTGCGATCGACATCAAAGGAACCTCCGCAGCGCTTCGACCTTTTCGGCCTGCGCGTCGATCCGCTGCGAGAGCTCCTGCAGTTCCGGTGTGCGCACCCTCATCCTCCAAGGCTGCCTTCGAAATGTAGGACCGGGTCCCGCCTGCGCAACCCGGCGTCGGTGGCCGGGCCGACATTCGCGGAAAAAGACGATAACACAGCCGTCAGGGGCCGACCTTCGTCACCCAGGCGCCGGCCTGACCCTCGCCCCGGAGGCGCTGGACGGCCTCCTCGGCCGCTTCCCGCGTCGGGAAACCGCCCACCCGCACCCGGTAAAGCGCGCCGCTCCCCTCCCGCTGGGACTCGACCTTGACCGGCCACCCTTTCGCGCCCAGGGAGCGGACGACGACCTGGGCCGCCTCGGGATCGCGACCGGCGAAGACCTGCACGAACCACGAGCCGGGGGTCGCCGGCCGGGGCCCGGGACTCGAGGGGG is a window from the Candidatus Polarisedimenticolaceae bacterium genome containing:
- the grpE gene encoding nucleotide exchange factor GrpE, producing MSRDDQRSGAPLPSDDDIEILEVVGVDEDGRSPSSLQEAAGDDETVEIVFDEEAPPPRAPAVPPDGVERRSDTATRERFLRLQADFENLKKRMEREREDHYRHATGALVARLLPVLDNFERALVAARGGGDREALRAGIEMVYRQFLDELRREGLRDIESLGLAFDPEVHEAVATDADSPLPANTVVEEMQRGFYFHDRVLRPALVRVSVEGGTDPSHREDA
- the dnaK gene encoding molecular chaperone DnaK, which gives rise to MAKVIGIDLGTTNCCIAAMEGGRPRVIASREGARTTPSIVAFTPRGERLVGQIAKRQALTNPQNTIHAVKRLIGRKFESGEVGKARQIVPYQIVPAQNGDAWIRVRDRDYSPPEISAFLLGRLKEMAEDYLGAEVSEAVITVPAYFDDSQRQATKDAGRIAGLNVLRIVNEPTAAALAYGMDEGTGTKKIAVYDLGGGTFDISILQLGEGVFEVKSTSGDTFLGGEDFDQRIVDWLLHRFHQETGIDLRADRLALQRLKEAAEKAKCELSSVESTEIALPFISADESGAKHLNTTITREKFEELVEDLIDKTRGPCEEALKMAGLRPQDIDEVLLVGGQTRTPKVVATVREIFSREPNAEINPDEVVGIGAAIQAGILKGDVKDMVLLDVTPLSLGIETRGGMFTKIIERNATIPTRKSRIFTTVADNQAKVEVHVLQGEREIASHNKSLGRFELVGIPPAPKGVPQIEVTFDIDSNGIVNVSARDLATNREQKILVTPSGGLSDGEINRIIEDARLHAEEDRRKAEFIRIRARLEGLVESNQKTFGEFGAMLSPDSQGNVRKILDNAKKALENGGAAECTQALEKLAEVGKILSEVILYDPGQFGGSAADASGEETVEEA
- the hrcA gene encoding heat-inducible transcriptional repressor HrcA, giving the protein MAKDTPGRPDPTGLDPREREILKSVIQAHIVTGEPVGSRTISKSWGLDLSPATIRNIMSDLEERGLLVQPHPSAGRLPTDRAYRLFVDRMMGPARVAAQQAQAIDQALHRSRGDITDLLAEACRQLSRFSHHVGVVLAPEINRVVVEHLEFVRLDARRVVAIVVDRTGVVHNRILEPTDGFDQDELDRIGRQLSAEYAGMSLHEIREAIARRLTEERASFDSLLTRGLELGRAAVEAEPHAQAVFVEGASNLIAAPEIHSVERARELLRALEAKGRLLDLIGSVGEGEGVQVVIGRENADPGLNDLTIVASPYRAGDRVLGTVGVVGPMRMEYARAIALVDHLARLLTRLLSTPGAGA
- a CDS encoding SPOR domain-containing protein — translated: MADDREVRLEGVSLWLAGGVLAALVVASFFAGRWTAPDAAPAAAGAGPLDHVEEQAVDATDKLTFFDTLSGQAGKAEPGREARPGSPAPAPSSPGPRPATPGSWFVQVFAGRDPEAAQVVVRSLGAKGWPVKVESQREGSGALYRVRVGGFPTREAAEEAVQRLRGEGQAGAWVTKVGP